Proteins from a single region of bacterium:
- a CDS encoding site-specific DNA-methyltransferase: MITGANGSNPPDIKPRTPVAALRPERYGTLRSRYPLDSVAKAVGMSPTFVRKVVGKRTDLAADDVLTLLDQDSFNETFAPRSRVIDHLESHTAVTDERDFTANPPDCELRRGSALDLLESVPSSSVQCVVTSTPYWGMRLYECSHDVTWADGEHCAFGHEQTPEGFVRHTVQVLDALSRVLTDDGSIWWNVMDSFNTRTQVRGSALEALRAMEGKDGRKWREHDVRRYSAGHSYLKDGEQCLIPALIAQRASAIGLYVKTVITWAKRGSLPEPQHSRVSRNLEYIIHITKNRTPKFSRDPYHVCDPVFGGRNPECESEKLSDVWVLATSGGGNGHGAQFPVALPGRCIALSTEPGDLVLDPFVGTGNSGIAARHHRCAFLGFDVSENYLSVAEERLGQQGPKSALSGRYRLVG; the protein is encoded by the coding sequence ATGATCACCGGCGCCAACGGCAGCAACCCGCCGGACATCAAGCCACGCACACCCGTGGCGGCACTGCGACCCGAGCGCTATGGCACACTCCGGAGCCGTTATCCCCTGGACTCGGTGGCGAAGGCCGTGGGCATGTCGCCGACCTTCGTCCGCAAGGTCGTCGGGAAGCGGACCGATCTAGCCGCTGACGACGTACTCACCCTCCTCGACCAGGACTCGTTCAACGAAACCTTCGCACCACGATCCCGGGTCATCGACCATCTCGAGAGTCACACTGCGGTGACCGACGAGCGGGATTTCACTGCGAATCCTCCCGACTGCGAGTTGCGTCGGGGCAGTGCGCTCGACCTGCTGGAGTCGGTCCCGAGTTCGAGCGTCCAGTGCGTCGTCACCTCCACGCCGTATTGGGGTATGCGTCTCTACGAATGCTCCCACGACGTGACTTGGGCCGATGGCGAGCACTGTGCGTTCGGTCACGAACAAACGCCGGAGGGCTTCGTTCGGCACACTGTTCAGGTGCTCGACGCACTCTCCCGGGTCCTGACCGACGACGGCTCCATATGGTGGAACGTCATGGACAGCTTCAACACCCGCACCCAAGTGCGCGGCTCCGCGCTCGAAGCCCTCCGGGCGATGGAAGGCAAGGACGGCAGAAAATGGCGCGAGCACGACGTGCGCCGCTACTCCGCCGGTCACTCGTATCTGAAGGACGGCGAGCAGTGCCTGATCCCGGCCCTGATCGCCCAGCGGGCCAGCGCCATCGGACTCTACGTCAAGACGGTCATCACATGGGCCAAGCGGGGTTCGCTGCCCGAGCCGCAGCATTCGCGAGTCAGTCGGAATCTGGAGTACATCATCCACATCACGAAGAACCGGACGCCGAAGTTCTCCCGCGACCCCTACCACGTCTGTGACCCGGTGTTCGGGGGCCGCAACCCCGAATGCGAATCGGAGAAGTTGTCCGACGTGTGGGTTCTTGCCACATCGGGCGGCGGGAACGGGCACGGGGCGCAATTCCCCGTCGCACTGCCCGGCCGCTGCATCGCGCTCAGCACCGAGCCGGGGGACCTGGTGCTGGATCCGTTCGTGGGAACCGGCAACTCGGGGATCGCGGCCAGGCACCACCGGTGCGCATTCCTCGGATTTGACGTGTCGGAGAATTACCTGTCGGTTGCCGAGGAACGGCTAGGCCAGCAGGGCCCGAAGTCAGCTCTCTCCGGGAGGTACCGGCTCGTCGGCTAA
- a CDS encoding AAA family ATPase — protein sequence MILDRRVERMLRRAVTSYSFVMLVGPPGTGKGRLVRWIADQVADDPTALGFEAGFRPDPVWVTPDDTWSAFELIGGLAPAADGTLRWSNGFILDALRQNRWLVLDEANRADLDRIMGPLLTWLADEEVQIGRTDPHTGVPVLLGWSQSASSMAESDDAGGSMRFLAGQDWRMIGTYNPQDAMRVFRFGLALSRRFVVVPVPTITPGQFEELMRTHHPGIEDPVLVAILGLYSAHCSEPETSLGPAVFLRIARYLEPSAESNSLAEQLAEGYVLNVGKYLATYSDETLQMLGHRILDDEEVYTEVQWQWILSQRHMLS from the coding sequence GTGATCCTCGATCGGCGCGTCGAGCGCATGCTGCGTCGCGCGGTGACGAGCTACTCATTCGTCATGCTCGTCGGGCCTCCGGGCACCGGCAAGGGACGGCTGGTTCGATGGATAGCGGATCAGGTGGCCGATGACCCGACAGCGCTCGGATTCGAAGCGGGCTTCCGCCCCGATCCGGTGTGGGTGACACCGGATGACACTTGGAGTGCGTTCGAGTTGATCGGTGGTCTCGCTCCCGCTGCTGATGGCACGCTCCGATGGTCGAATGGGTTCATCCTCGATGCGCTGCGTCAGAATCGCTGGCTCGTCCTCGACGAAGCCAACAGGGCGGACTTGGACAGAATCATGGGTCCTCTCCTGACGTGGCTCGCGGACGAGGAGGTTCAGATCGGACGCACGGATCCGCACACGGGTGTCCCGGTACTCCTGGGCTGGAGCCAGTCGGCGTCGAGCATGGCGGAGTCGGACGACGCTGGAGGGTCGATGCGCTTTCTTGCTGGACAAGACTGGCGGATGATCGGCACTTACAACCCCCAGGACGCCATGAGGGTCTTCAGATTCGGTCTCGCCCTGTCTCGTCGCTTCGTTGTCGTCCCGGTGCCGACGATAACTCCAGGCCAGTTCGAAGAACTGATGCGAACACACCATCCCGGGATTGAGGATCCTGTGCTTGTGGCGATTCTCGGGCTCTACTCAGCCCATTGCTCAGAACCGGAGACTTCCCTTGGCCCAGCGGTCTTCTTGCGGATCGCGCGATACCTCGAACCCAGCGCTGAATCGAACTCACTGGCTGAACAGTTGGCAGAGGGTTACGTCTTGAACGTCGGAAAATACCTCGCCACCTACAGTGATGAGACATTGCAGATGCTGGGCCATCGGATACTGGACGATGAAGAGGTCTATACCGAGGTCCAGTGGCAGTGGATTCTATCGCAACGCCATATGCTTAGTTGA
- a CDS encoding FAD-dependent oxidoreductase: MTAYPKLFSEWQVRHTTVPNRVVFAPTCPTWVADPLEGIFTDQAVAYYEERARSGLGMIIIGGTIIHPEALYSELNFPGLWTDDQIESLARVAEAVQRHGTRLVTQLLHPGLRAMNVLNKDPAADLDAEWWHVAPSQVPPGEYPNAPMPKEIEPHEIHEIIEAYGSAARRAFEAGLDGVEFHMAHGYLPWQFLSPLYNHRSDDWGGSYENRLRFSLEALASIRAAAGDEKIVGYRINSASFWPGDLEMDDVKRIVVDLDERADIDYINISAGVHHSFIHTPMTYEPGWERGYTKAVKEVTDTPVLLVGRITNPGIAEEILEADEADAILLARQLFADEHWVQKVREGREDDIRRCVAANYCWRSVITGGRVQCVYNPVVGRERQWGEGSLTAVPAGKKALVIGGGPAGLEYARIAAARGHDVVVVEREIETGGHVRWHAQLPKRSEYGQIAVWLAAQAAGNGAVIRTGENVDEDNLDALLAAEAPDHVVIATGSHYRRDGWQGQTASPLPGWETGNCVTWVDVATGTVEPSGSVIVIDDLQDAMAPLTAVKLANAGCDTKLVTRWPMIGMETIPEVYYLWVRQHLYESGVEVLPDLFVKEIKGDAVEFLNVYVNDLTTTLPADWIVMATGRQSDNGLYHAVRSRGVSTEMIGDAIAPRTTYEAVYEGHRQARKL; encoded by the coding sequence ATGACCGCGTATCCCAAACTCTTCAGCGAATGGCAGGTCCGGCACACGACGGTCCCCAACCGTGTCGTCTTCGCGCCCACCTGCCCGACGTGGGTGGCCGACCCGCTCGAGGGCATCTTCACCGACCAGGCGGTGGCCTACTACGAGGAGCGCGCCCGCTCGGGACTCGGCATGATCATCATCGGCGGCACGATCATCCACCCCGAGGCGCTGTACTCGGAGCTGAACTTCCCGGGCCTGTGGACCGACGACCAGATCGAGAGTCTCGCCCGGGTGGCCGAAGCCGTGCAACGCCACGGCACCCGGCTCGTGACCCAGCTGCTGCACCCCGGGCTGCGGGCCATGAACGTCCTCAACAAGGACCCCGCCGCCGACCTCGATGCCGAGTGGTGGCACGTGGCGCCCAGTCAGGTGCCGCCGGGGGAGTATCCCAACGCCCCCATGCCCAAGGAGATCGAGCCCCACGAGATCCACGAGATAATCGAGGCCTACGGCAGCGCGGCGCGGCGGGCGTTCGAGGCCGGGCTGGACGGCGTGGAGTTCCACATGGCGCACGGCTACCTGCCGTGGCAGTTCCTCTCGCCGCTGTACAACCACCGCAGCGACGACTGGGGCGGCTCCTACGAGAACCGCCTGCGCTTCTCGCTGGAGGCCCTCGCCAGCATCCGCGCCGCGGCCGGTGACGAGAAGATCGTGGGCTACCGCATCAATTCGGCTTCGTTCTGGCCCGGCGACCTGGAGATGGACGACGTCAAGCGGATCGTGGTGGACCTCGACGAGCGCGCCGACATCGACTACATCAACATCTCCGCGGGCGTCCACCACTCGTTCATCCACACCCCGATGACCTACGAGCCCGGTTGGGAACGCGGTTACACCAAGGCCGTCAAGGAGGTCACCGACACGCCGGTCCTGCTCGTGGGGCGTATCACGAACCCCGGGATCGCCGAGGAGATCCTGGAGGCGGACGAGGCCGACGCCATCCTGCTGGCCCGCCAGCTCTTCGCCGACGAGCACTGGGTGCAGAAGGTCCGCGAGGGCCGCGAGGACGACATCCGCCGCTGCGTGGCCGCCAACTACTGCTGGCGCAGCGTCATCACCGGCGGGCGCGTGCAGTGCGTCTACAACCCCGTCGTGGGCCGCGAGCGCCAGTGGGGCGAGGGCAGCCTCACCGCCGTCCCCGCCGGCAAGAAGGCCCTCGTCATCGGCGGGGGCCCGGCCGGCCTGGAGTACGCCCGGATCGCCGCCGCTCGCGGCCACGACGTGGTCGTCGTGGAGCGGGAGATCGAGACCGGCGGGCATGTGCGCTGGCACGCCCAACTGCCCAAGCGGTCCGAGTACGGGCAGATCGCCGTGTGGCTGGCCGCCCAGGCCGCGGGCAACGGCGCCGTCATCCGCACCGGCGAGAACGTGGACGAGGACAACCTCGACGCGCTGCTGGCGGCCGAGGCGCCCGACCATGTGGTCATCGCCACCGGCTCGCACTACCGGCGGGACGGGTGGCAGGGCCAGACGGCCTCGCCGCTACCCGGTTGGGAGACGGGGAACTGCGTGACGTGGGTGGACGTGGCGACCGGCACCGTGGAGCCGTCGGGCTCGGTGATCGTCATCGACGACCTGCAGGACGCCATGGCTCCGCTCACGGCGGTCAAGCTGGCCAACGCCGGCTGCGACACGAAGCTTGTGACCCGCTGGCCGATGATCGGCATGGAGACGATCCCCGAGGTGTACTACCTGTGGGTGCGCCAGCACCTCTACGAGTCGGGCGTCGAGGTGTTGCCGGATCTGTTCGTGAAGGAGATCAAGGGCGACGCGGTGGAGTTCCTGAACGTCTATGTGAACGACCTGACCACAACCCTGCCTGCCGACTGGATCGTGATGGCCACGGGCCGCCAGTCAGACAACGGCCTCTACCACGCGGTGCGGAGCCGCGGGGTCAGCACCGAGATGATCGGCGACGCCATCGCCCCGCGCACCACCTACGAAGCCGTCTACGAAGGCCACCGCCAAGCCCGCAAACTCTGA
- a CDS encoding DUF5719 family protein: MRRPAILALMAAVAALAVADWAARAAADDPPPAEAAGAYSGYSAAGGETWFCVGGVGGAGGSRQQVSILNTSGSELRGMVRLFPAVPLGGRSQPWPAARFELVVAPYAQLDIDPAATVMQLSPELASFAELFVAAEVRLDGAGGVVMHEATVAGAGDAGACLTAASPEWHFAAASTRRDAQVRLSLLNPFSDDAVADIGFATDEGRREPVAYQGVVVPAGTLLILDLGSEVTRRPQVAFSVVARSGNLLASALQTFNGDLGLSGVSLRAGSPRPQEQWLFPLGVAGAGAGAANSFVVYNPDVAEARVDVAVELDAALQARGVPPFELTVPPGQRVEVTFFPPLTGGAHPVSGVDVVAATSRVPPSERYWVSVRSFNGVAVVAERLRTVEAGLQGEVSLLPGRAVGARRGTFMLGGAGSGRHAVSIVNPSLETISRLSLEALTGSGWVALGGFNDVEIRPRQRLLLDLSISLPPGASALRFSATEPLVASHARPGGSGALGAVPESESISELEQLLF; encoded by the coding sequence GTGCGCCGGCCGGCGATCCTCGCCCTGATGGCAGCCGTGGCGGCTCTGGCGGTGGCCGATTGGGCGGCGCGGGCCGCCGCCGACGACCCGCCCCCGGCTGAGGCGGCGGGCGCCTACTCGGGCTACTCCGCTGCCGGCGGCGAGACCTGGTTCTGCGTCGGCGGCGTGGGCGGTGCCGGCGGATCCCGCCAGCAGGTGAGCATCCTGAACACTTCCGGGAGCGAACTCCGGGGAATGGTGCGCCTGTTCCCGGCGGTCCCGTTGGGCGGCCGGTCCCAGCCGTGGCCCGCGGCTCGATTCGAACTCGTCGTGGCGCCGTACGCCCAACTCGACATCGACCCGGCGGCAACGGTCATGCAACTGTCGCCCGAACTGGCGAGTTTCGCAGAGTTGTTCGTGGCCGCCGAGGTGCGTCTGGACGGCGCCGGCGGCGTCGTGATGCACGAGGCCACGGTGGCGGGAGCCGGCGATGCCGGGGCGTGCCTGACCGCCGCGTCGCCGGAGTGGCACTTCGCCGCGGCCAGTACGAGGCGAGACGCCCAGGTGCGGTTGTCGCTGTTGAACCCGTTCTCCGATGACGCAGTCGCCGATATCGGCTTCGCAACCGACGAGGGCCGCCGCGAGCCGGTGGCCTATCAGGGTGTCGTGGTGCCTGCCGGCACGCTGCTGATCCTCGACCTCGGCAGCGAGGTGACCCGGCGGCCGCAGGTCGCGTTCTCGGTGGTGGCCCGCAGTGGCAACCTGCTGGCGTCCGCGCTGCAGACGTTCAACGGCGACTTGGGCCTCTCCGGAGTGTCCCTGCGTGCGGGTTCGCCGCGCCCTCAGGAGCAGTGGCTGTTCCCGCTGGGGGTGGCGGGGGCCGGAGCCGGGGCGGCCAATTCGTTCGTGGTGTACAACCCCGATGTGGCCGAGGCGAGGGTCGACGTGGCGGTCGAGCTGGACGCCGCGCTGCAGGCTCGGGGTGTGCCGCCGTTCGAGCTCACCGTCCCACCGGGACAGCGTGTCGAGGTCACCTTCTTCCCGCCGCTGACCGGCGGGGCGCATCCCGTCTCCGGTGTTGACGTGGTGGCGGCCACGAGTCGCGTCCCGCCCAGCGAGAGGTACTGGGTGAGCGTTCGCTCCTTCAACGGTGTGGCCGTGGTGGCTGAGCGGCTGCGCACCGTCGAGGCGGGCTTGCAGGGCGAGGTCTCGCTCCTCCCCGGGCGGGCCGTGGGCGCACGGCGCGGCACCTTCATGCTTGGAGGTGCTGGGAGTGGCCGGCATGCGGTGTCCATCGTGAACCCCTCCCTCGAGACGATCAGCCGGCTGTCCCTGGAGGCGCTCACCGGCAGCGGCTGGGTGGCGCTCGGAGGATTCAACGACGTGGAGATCCGGCCCCGCCAGAGGCTGCTGCTGGATCTCTCGATCAGCCTGCCGCCGGGAGCCTCCGCGCTGCGCTTCAGCGCCACCGAGCCGCTCGTGGCATCCCACGCTCGCCCCGGAGGTTCCGGCGCACTCGGGGCAGTGCCCGAATCGGAGTCCATTTCCGAACTCGAGCAGCTTCTCTTCTAG
- a CDS encoding glycosyltransferase family 2 protein encodes MESPDATAVPTERLGRIGPPVRAIVVAHDPGDWFDETLQSLRDQDYAALSVTVVDVSGEEEITAGAVPDVAARVAAVMPDATVMVVPGNPGFGPAVNAAARMLAGKDRIDEPDSAEGSVPGVVGEAAETGDTTFLLICHDDVAPAPDAVTRLVDEAVRREAAVVGPKLVDWDNPGFLQCVGLSSDRMGVPVPLVTAGEYDQGQHDAVAEVLAVPSACMLVRAEVFDRLGGFDGAMTFYGEDLDLCRRAGLDGGTVLVVPGASARHLGRLPARRQRRDHEWLSYRHQLRSVLMCSRASRLAAELVPMLVLSATEAALAVLTGHMRRAGGLVGAWLWNLLGVTEILNRRRLIATASDDDRLGHLTHRGYVSLARFAAGLARGDAGVEGAGVLWGRRHRLRDVARDTSSQAAAAGWTAVGVLFIFGSRHLLTRGIPIFGEIAWLGDSPGELFSAFFSNWREAGLGSEGPAPTAYGILGVAGSVLGGAMGLTRTVLLLGLVPFGAVGLWRLLARTGSRRAQIVGLLTFFAVPLPYNAMANGVWSALAIYGTLPWICLWLARAMDPPSASPAPPVTGFWLATVLVGVLVALIWAFVPATPLMLVMLVAALAVGGLLAGSAQRLPHLLGCAVGGLVAGWLLNFPAGPTSFRDAFSAAGARPDSAGDLTLAELLRFATGSAVESSLVWGLLVVAALALAVARESRFVWVVRAWCLVVVSVLAALAAEHRWSPWDLPRPEVLLAPAGFGLALAAAFGAAETAGGAVARRRGRWVPAGVGLAALIVGGIPALTLTLDGRWGTPRGDFTTPLATVEEESRLGAFRILWVGHPDVLPLGGWELDDRLVFATSAAVPPDVGLQWPGSRPPEADRLRDAWRDVMSGETDRMGELLAPLGVRYLVVMERIAPEPFGDLAEPAPPLVQARLGAQFDLERQESRAGVAVYRNIAWRPSRTLLAGTGEVTREAFAAPPNLALPAFDPPAEARGVLPPDSTLYLADASDGWVLHVGGTRVDPRPALGWAQSFPTGGGGEATLRHEPGAANVTRLVLWTLAVVLVPLALLRRRSLRFRSGVAPELVGDRRVPDNVVSALLARARRES; translated from the coding sequence GTGGAATCCCCGGACGCCACCGCTGTGCCGACCGAGCGCCTCGGCAGGATCGGCCCACCGGTTCGCGCCATCGTGGTCGCTCACGATCCCGGGGACTGGTTCGACGAGACCCTGCAGTCGCTTCGGGACCAGGACTACGCCGCTCTGTCGGTCACGGTGGTGGACGTCTCGGGCGAGGAGGAGATCACCGCCGGTGCTGTCCCGGACGTGGCCGCCAGGGTGGCGGCGGTGATGCCCGATGCCACCGTCATGGTCGTGCCGGGGAACCCCGGGTTCGGTCCGGCTGTCAATGCGGCCGCTCGCATGCTCGCCGGCAAGGACCGGATCGACGAGCCGGACTCGGCGGAGGGGTCCGTGCCGGGCGTCGTCGGCGAGGCCGCCGAGACGGGCGACACCACATTCCTGCTGATCTGTCACGACGACGTGGCGCCGGCTCCGGATGCGGTCACGCGTCTGGTGGACGAAGCGGTGCGCCGGGAGGCCGCCGTGGTGGGCCCGAAGCTCGTGGATTGGGACAACCCCGGGTTCCTGCAGTGTGTGGGTCTCTCGTCGGATCGGATGGGGGTTCCGGTGCCGCTGGTCACTGCCGGCGAGTACGACCAGGGGCAGCACGATGCGGTCGCCGAGGTGCTTGCCGTGCCCAGTGCGTGCATGCTCGTCCGGGCCGAGGTGTTCGACCGGCTCGGCGGGTTCGACGGTGCCATGACCTTCTACGGCGAGGATCTGGACCTGTGCCGCCGGGCAGGTCTGGACGGCGGGACGGTTCTGGTTGTGCCCGGGGCGAGCGCTCGCCATCTGGGACGCCTGCCGGCGCGCCGGCAGCGTCGCGACCACGAGTGGCTCTCCTACCGGCACCAACTCCGATCGGTGCTGATGTGCAGCCGCGCCTCTCGCCTGGCGGCCGAGTTGGTGCCGATGCTGGTGCTGTCGGCGACCGAGGCGGCTCTCGCCGTGCTGACGGGACACATGCGGCGTGCCGGGGGGCTGGTGGGAGCCTGGCTGTGGAACCTGCTGGGGGTGACGGAGATCCTCAACAGGCGGCGCCTGATCGCCACCGCGTCCGACGACGACCGCCTCGGGCACCTGACGCACCGCGGGTACGTCTCGCTGGCGCGGTTCGCCGCCGGTCTGGCGCGGGGCGACGCCGGGGTCGAGGGCGCCGGCGTGCTCTGGGGGCGCCGCCACCGTCTCCGGGACGTCGCGCGCGACACATCGAGCCAGGCCGCGGCTGCCGGCTGGACCGCCGTCGGAGTGCTCTTCATCTTCGGGAGCCGGCACCTGCTGACACGGGGGATACCGATCTTCGGCGAGATCGCCTGGCTCGGAGACTCGCCCGGCGAGTTGTTCAGTGCCTTCTTCAGCAACTGGCGGGAGGCGGGATTGGGCTCGGAGGGGCCCGCCCCGACCGCCTACGGGATCCTCGGCGTGGCCGGTTCGGTGCTGGGAGGGGCGATGGGCCTGACGCGCACCGTGCTCCTGCTGGGACTCGTCCCGTTCGGTGCCGTCGGACTCTGGCGCCTGCTGGCCAGGACGGGAAGCCGCCGGGCTCAGATCGTCGGCCTGCTGACCTTCTTCGCCGTGCCGCTGCCGTACAACGCCATGGCCAACGGGGTCTGGAGCGCACTGGCGATCTACGGAACCCTGCCGTGGATCTGTCTCTGGCTGGCACGGGCCATGGATCCGCCGAGCGCCTCGCCGGCGCCCCCGGTGACGGGTTTCTGGCTGGCGACGGTGCTGGTAGGAGTTCTCGTGGCGCTGATCTGGGCGTTCGTCCCCGCCACGCCCCTGATGCTGGTGATGCTCGTGGCGGCGCTGGCAGTAGGGGGGCTCCTGGCCGGATCGGCCCAGCGATTGCCGCACCTGCTCGGCTGCGCCGTGGGCGGGCTGGTGGCGGGTTGGTTGCTCAACTTCCCGGCAGGGCCCACCTCGTTCCGGGATGCCTTCAGCGCCGCGGGAGCGCGGCCGGATTCCGCCGGCGACCTCACCCTGGCGGAGTTGCTGCGCTTCGCAACCGGCTCGGCGGTTGAGAGTTCACTGGTCTGGGGGTTGCTGGTCGTGGCGGCACTGGCGCTGGCGGTGGCGCGGGAGAGCAGGTTCGTGTGGGTGGTTCGGGCGTGGTGCCTGGTCGTCGTCTCCGTGCTGGCGGCTCTGGCCGCCGAGCACCGCTGGAGCCCCTGGGACCTGCCGCGCCCGGAGGTTCTGCTGGCGCCCGCGGGGTTCGGGCTGGCACTGGCCGCCGCTTTCGGGGCAGCGGAGACAGCCGGCGGCGCTGTCGCCCGCCGCCGGGGGCGGTGGGTGCCGGCCGGGGTCGGCCTGGCAGCCCTGATCGTCGGCGGCATCCCCGCGCTGACGCTGACCCTCGACGGTCGTTGGGGCACGCCCCGGGGGGATTTCACGACGCCGCTGGCGACAGTGGAGGAAGAGTCCCGTCTGGGCGCCTTCCGGATTCTCTGGGTCGGCCATCCCGACGTGCTTCCCCTCGGCGGCTGGGAACTCGACGATCGCCTTGTGTTCGCCACCTCCGCCGCGGTGCCGCCCGACGTCGGCCTGCAGTGGCCCGGCTCGCGACCTCCCGAGGCCGACCGGCTGCGAGATGCCTGGCGGGACGTGATGTCCGGGGAGACCGACCGCATGGGGGAGCTATTGGCCCCCCTGGGAGTCCGCTACCTGGTCGTCATGGAGCGGATCGCCCCGGAACCGTTCGGAGACCTCGCCGAACCGGCGCCCCCGTTGGTGCAGGCGCGTCTCGGCGCGCAGTTCGACCTCGAGCGCCAGGAGTCCCGCGCCGGCGTGGCGGTGTACCGCAACATCGCCTGGCGCCCGTCACGGACGCTCCTGGCGGGCACGGGCGAGGTGACCCGCGAGGCGTTCGCGGCCCCGCCGAACCTGGCGCTGCCGGCCTTCGACCCGCCGGCGGAGGCCCGCGGAGTCCTACCGCCCGACAGCACCCTCTATCTCGCGGACGCTTCGGACGGTTGGGTGCTCCACGTCGGGGGGACGAGGGTCGATCCCCGACCGGCGCTCGGCTGGGCGCAGAGCTTCCCGACCGGCGGGGGCGGCGAAGCGACGCTCCGCCACGAGCCGGGTGCTGCCAACGTGACGCGCCTCGTCCTCTGGACACTTGCGGTGGTCCTGGTTCCGCTGGCGCTCCTGCGCCGCAGGTCGCTGAGGTTCCGGAGCGGCGTGGCGCCCGAACTCGTCGGGGACCGCCGGGTACCCGACAACGTGGTCTCGGCGCTGCTGGCCCGGGCACGCCGGGAGTCCTGA